Part of the Limihaloglobus sulfuriphilus genome is shown below.
TTTCGACAACTCGGTTTTATGACCTTCTGGCTGCGATGCAGAAACTCGGCGTGCCGAAAATGCTTGTGCTCCAGCTGGGTTTTCTTTACAGGTACATATTTCTGCTGATTGACAAGGCCGGCAGGATGATGCGTGCCCGCTCGGCAAGGAAACTTTGCACGTTTGGCTTTTTATATGAACTCAGGCTCGCCGGTTCTATGATAGGAAGTATGTTTGTAAGCAGTATTGATATGGCAGAGAGGGCGGGCATTGCCATGGAGGCTCGCGGCTTCACCGGCACTGTCCATACTCTAAACACCCTCAGACTCAAAGCGGTTGACGCGGTATTCGGTTTTCTTGTTATTGTGTATTTTTCCTTGCTGCTTGTGATTTTTTAGGCGGATTGTTGATACTCATGTCAAAAGCGATAGAAATAAAGAATTTAAATTATACTTATCCCGACTCAACTCCGGCACTGCGGGATATCAATCTTTCCATTGACCATGGCGAAAGGGTCGTTATTATCGGCCCAAATGGTGCGGGCAAGTCAACATTGCTGCTTGCTATAGGCTGTTTTATAAGGACCTGCGGCAGTGTCAGTGTAAACGGGATTGAAAATAAATCTAAAAATATCAAAGAAATACGCAGGGTTATTGGAGCGGTCTTTCAAAACCCTGATGAACAGCTTTTTATGCCGCGGCTTATTGACGACATTGCCTTTGGGCCGTTGAATATGGGTCTCTCGCCGGAAGAAGCCCTTGATGCCGCCAAAGCGGCACTTGAACAGGTCGGGCTTACC
Proteins encoded:
- a CDS encoding energy-coupling factor ABC transporter ATP-binding protein produces the protein MSKAIEIKNLNYTYPDSTPALRDINLSIDHGERVVIIGPNGAGKSTLLLAIGCFIRTCGSVSVNGIENKSKNIKEIRRVIGAVFQNPDEQLFMPRLIDDIAFGPLNMGLSPEEALDAAKAALEQVGLTGFENKEPHHLSAGQKRAAAVASILSMSPSIITMDEPDSNLDPAGRRNLVKLLNGLDKTIIIAGCSMGFLSQIAERAVLIDGGGVVADGDVKEIMSDSNLMESHGLEVPSNFK